The Camelus ferus isolate YT-003-E chromosome 4, BCGSAC_Cfer_1.0, whole genome shotgun sequence genome has a segment encoding these proteins:
- the ZDHHC12 gene encoding probable palmitoyltransferase ZDHHC12 isoform X5: protein MAPWALLSHGVLVRTGHTVLTWGITLVLFLHDTGYVNVQPQPQEEAKEEQTAMVPQAIPLRRCRFCMVLQPLRARHCRECRRCVRRYDHHCPWMENCVGERNHPLFVAYLALQLAVLLWGLYLAWSGLHFFQPWGLWLRSSGLLFATFLLLSLFSLVAGLLLASHLYLVASNTTTWEFMSSHRIAYLRQRPGNPFDRGLTRNVAHFFCGWPSGSWETLWVEEEEKEGRSQAV from the exons ATGGCGCCCTGGGCGCTCCTCAGCCATGGGGTCCTGGTGCGGACCGGTCACACCGTGCTGACCTGGGGGATCACGCTGGTGCTCTTCCTGCATGATACCG GATACGTGAatgtccagccccagccccag GAGGAGGCCAAGGAGGAGCAGACAGCCATGGTTCCTCAGGCCATCCCCCTTCGGCGCTGCAGATTCTGTATGGTGCTG CAACCCCTGCGGGCCCGGCACTGCCGTGAGTGCCGACGCTGTGTCCGCCGCTATGACCACCACTGCCCCTGGATGGAGAACTGCGTGGGGGAGCGCAACCACCCGCTCTTCGTGGCCTACCTGGCGCTGCAGCTGGCGGTGCTTCTGTGGGGCCTGTACCTGGCATG gtCTGGCCTCCACTTCTTCCAGCCCTGGGGGCTCTGGCTGCGGTCCAGCGGGCTCCTGTTCGCCACCTTCCTGCTGCTGTCCCTCTTCTCCCTAGTGGCCGGCCTGCTCTTGGCCTCACACCTCTACCTGGTGGCCAGCAACACCACCACCTGGGAGTTCATGTCCTCACACCGCATTGCCTACCTCCGCCAGCGCCCCGGCAACCCCTTCGACCGTGGCCTGACCCGCAATGTGGCCCACTTCTTCTGTGGATGGCCCTCGGGGTCCTGGGAGACCctctgggtggaggaggaggagaaggaaggcagaagCCAGGCTGTTTAG
- the ZDHHC12 gene encoding probable palmitoyltransferase ZDHHC12 isoform X3, whose amino-acid sequence MPCLSQDTPGAHQIRRLTLAPIAPDPGTLPVLPRIYSQEDQVDEVLASLPPPWPQAAQVQAPHSQEEAKEEQTAMVPQAIPLRRCRFCMVLQPLRARHCRECRRCVRRYDHHCPWMENCVGERNHPLFVAYLALQLAVLLWGLYLAWSGLHFFQPWGLWLRSSGLLFATFLLLSLFSLVAGLLLASHLYLVASNTTTWEFMSSHRIAYLRQRPGNPFDRGLTRNVAHFFCGWPSGSWETLWVEEEEKEGRSQAV is encoded by the exons ATGCCCTGTCTATCCCAGGACACACCCGGTGCCCACCAGATCCGACGACTGACTCTAGCTCCCATCGCCCCTGATCCTGGGACCCTCCCGGTCCTTCCCAGGATTTACTCCCAAGAGGATCAAGTAGATGAAGTACTggcatccctcccacccccgtgGCCACAAGCTGCCCAAGTCCAGGCTCCCCACTCTCAG GAGGAGGCCAAGGAGGAGCAGACAGCCATGGTTCCTCAGGCCATCCCCCTTCGGCGCTGCAGATTCTGTATGGTGCTG CAACCCCTGCGGGCCCGGCACTGCCGTGAGTGCCGACGCTGTGTCCGCCGCTATGACCACCACTGCCCCTGGATGGAGAACTGCGTGGGGGAGCGCAACCACCCGCTCTTCGTGGCCTACCTGGCGCTGCAGCTGGCGGTGCTTCTGTGGGGCCTGTACCTGGCATG gtCTGGCCTCCACTTCTTCCAGCCCTGGGGGCTCTGGCTGCGGTCCAGCGGGCTCCTGTTCGCCACCTTCCTGCTGCTGTCCCTCTTCTCCCTAGTGGCCGGCCTGCTCTTGGCCTCACACCTCTACCTGGTGGCCAGCAACACCACCACCTGGGAGTTCATGTCCTCACACCGCATTGCCTACCTCCGCCAGCGCCCCGGCAACCCCTTCGACCGTGGCCTGACCCGCAATGTGGCCCACTTCTTCTGTGGATGGCCCTCGGGGTCCTGGGAGACCctctgggtggaggaggaggagaaggaaggcagaagCCAGGCTGTTTAG
- the ZDHHC12 gene encoding probable palmitoyltransferase ZDHHC12 isoform X4 — protein sequence MIPDTPGAHQIRRLTLAPIAPDPGTLPVLPRIYSQEDQVDEVLASLPPPWPQAAQVQAPHSQEEAKEEQTAMVPQAIPLRRCRFCMVLQPLRARHCRECRRCVRRYDHHCPWMENCVGERNHPLFVAYLALQLAVLLWGLYLAWSGLHFFQPWGLWLRSSGLLFATFLLLSLFSLVAGLLLASHLYLVASNTTTWEFMSSHRIAYLRQRPGNPFDRGLTRNVAHFFCGWPSGSWETLWVEEEEKEGRSQAV from the exons ATGATACCG GACACACCCGGTGCCCACCAGATCCGACGACTGACTCTAGCTCCCATCGCCCCTGATCCTGGGACCCTCCCGGTCCTTCCCAGGATTTACTCCCAAGAGGATCAAGTAGATGAAGTACTggcatccctcccacccccgtgGCCACAAGCTGCCCAAGTCCAGGCTCCCCACTCTCAG GAGGAGGCCAAGGAGGAGCAGACAGCCATGGTTCCTCAGGCCATCCCCCTTCGGCGCTGCAGATTCTGTATGGTGCTG CAACCCCTGCGGGCCCGGCACTGCCGTGAGTGCCGACGCTGTGTCCGCCGCTATGACCACCACTGCCCCTGGATGGAGAACTGCGTGGGGGAGCGCAACCACCCGCTCTTCGTGGCCTACCTGGCGCTGCAGCTGGCGGTGCTTCTGTGGGGCCTGTACCTGGCATG gtCTGGCCTCCACTTCTTCCAGCCCTGGGGGCTCTGGCTGCGGTCCAGCGGGCTCCTGTTCGCCACCTTCCTGCTGCTGTCCCTCTTCTCCCTAGTGGCCGGCCTGCTCTTGGCCTCACACCTCTACCTGGTGGCCAGCAACACCACCACCTGGGAGTTCATGTCCTCACACCGCATTGCCTACCTCCGCCAGCGCCCCGGCAACCCCTTCGACCGTGGCCTGACCCGCAATGTGGCCCACTTCTTCTGTGGATGGCCCTCGGGGTCCTGGGAGACCctctgggtggaggaggaggagaaggaaggcagaagCCAGGCTGTTTAG
- the ZDHHC12 gene encoding probable palmitoyltransferase ZDHHC12 isoform X1 — translation MAPWALLSHGVLVRTGHTVLTWGITLVLFLHDTALRQWEEQGELLLPLTFLLLVLGSLLLYLAVSLMDPGYVNVQPQPQEEAKEEQTAMVPQAIPLRRCRFCMVLQPLRARHCRECRRCVRRYDHHCPWMENCVGERNHPLFVAYLALQLAVLLWGLYLAWSGLHFFQPWGLWLRSSGLLFATFLLLSLFSLVAGLLLASHLYLVASNTTTWEFMSSHRIAYLRQRPGNPFDRGLTRNVAHFFCGWPSGSWETLWVEEEEKEGRSQAV, via the exons ATGGCGCCCTGGGCGCTCCTCAGCCATGGGGTCCTGGTGCGGACCGGTCACACCGTGCTGACCTGGGGGATCACGCTGGTGCTCTTCCTGCATGATACCG CACTGCGGCAGTGGGAAGAGCAGGGGGAGCTGCTCCTGCCCCTCACCTTCCTGCTCCTGGTGCTGGGTTCCCTGCTGCTTTACCTGGCTGTGTCACTCATGGACCCAGGATACGTGAatgtccagccccagccccag GAGGAGGCCAAGGAGGAGCAGACAGCCATGGTTCCTCAGGCCATCCCCCTTCGGCGCTGCAGATTCTGTATGGTGCTG CAACCCCTGCGGGCCCGGCACTGCCGTGAGTGCCGACGCTGTGTCCGCCGCTATGACCACCACTGCCCCTGGATGGAGAACTGCGTGGGGGAGCGCAACCACCCGCTCTTCGTGGCCTACCTGGCGCTGCAGCTGGCGGTGCTTCTGTGGGGCCTGTACCTGGCATG gtCTGGCCTCCACTTCTTCCAGCCCTGGGGGCTCTGGCTGCGGTCCAGCGGGCTCCTGTTCGCCACCTTCCTGCTGCTGTCCCTCTTCTCCCTAGTGGCCGGCCTGCTCTTGGCCTCACACCTCTACCTGGTGGCCAGCAACACCACCACCTGGGAGTTCATGTCCTCACACCGCATTGCCTACCTCCGCCAGCGCCCCGGCAACCCCTTCGACCGTGGCCTGACCCGCAATGTGGCCCACTTCTTCTGTGGATGGCCCTCGGGGTCCTGGGAGACCctctgggtggaggaggaggagaaggaaggcagaagCCAGGCTGTTTAG
- the ZDHHC12 gene encoding probable palmitoyltransferase ZDHHC12 isoform X2, which produces MIPMPCLSQDTPGAHQIRRLTLAPIAPDPGTLPVLPRIYSQEDQVDEVLASLPPPWPQAAQVQAPHSQEEAKEEQTAMVPQAIPLRRCRFCMVLQPLRARHCRECRRCVRRYDHHCPWMENCVGERNHPLFVAYLALQLAVLLWGLYLAWSGLHFFQPWGLWLRSSGLLFATFLLLSLFSLVAGLLLASHLYLVASNTTTWEFMSSHRIAYLRQRPGNPFDRGLTRNVAHFFCGWPSGSWETLWVEEEEKEGRSQAV; this is translated from the exons ATGATACCG ATGCCCTGTCTATCCCAGGACACACCCGGTGCCCACCAGATCCGACGACTGACTCTAGCTCCCATCGCCCCTGATCCTGGGACCCTCCCGGTCCTTCCCAGGATTTACTCCCAAGAGGATCAAGTAGATGAAGTACTggcatccctcccacccccgtgGCCACAAGCTGCCCAAGTCCAGGCTCCCCACTCTCAG GAGGAGGCCAAGGAGGAGCAGACAGCCATGGTTCCTCAGGCCATCCCCCTTCGGCGCTGCAGATTCTGTATGGTGCTG CAACCCCTGCGGGCCCGGCACTGCCGTGAGTGCCGACGCTGTGTCCGCCGCTATGACCACCACTGCCCCTGGATGGAGAACTGCGTGGGGGAGCGCAACCACCCGCTCTTCGTGGCCTACCTGGCGCTGCAGCTGGCGGTGCTTCTGTGGGGCCTGTACCTGGCATG gtCTGGCCTCCACTTCTTCCAGCCCTGGGGGCTCTGGCTGCGGTCCAGCGGGCTCCTGTTCGCCACCTTCCTGCTGCTGTCCCTCTTCTCCCTAGTGGCCGGCCTGCTCTTGGCCTCACACCTCTACCTGGTGGCCAGCAACACCACCACCTGGGAGTTCATGTCCTCACACCGCATTGCCTACCTCCGCCAGCGCCCCGGCAACCCCTTCGACCGTGGCCTGACCCGCAATGTGGCCCACTTCTTCTGTGGATGGCCCTCGGGGTCCTGGGAGACCctctgggtggaggaggaggagaaggaaggcagaagCCAGGCTGTTTAG